One Thermococcus eurythermalis DNA segment encodes these proteins:
- a CDS encoding 3-methyl-2-oxobutanoate dehydrogenase subunit beta, whose protein sequence is MEIPENVKKRLSIPAEEHFYAGHTACQGCGAALGLRYVLKAYGRKTIFTIPACCSTIIAGPWPYTALDANLFHTAFETTGAVLGGIEAALKARGIKVKGEDGVMVVGWAGDGGTADIGLQALSGFLERGHDAVYIMYDNEAYMNTGIQRSSSTPYGAWTTNTPGGKKHFLEKRHKKKVIDIVIAHNIPYAATASVAYPEDFIRKLKKAREIEGPSFIQLFAPCPTGWRAPTDKSIELARLAVQTAYFPLFEYENGKYKINMPSPKKEPKPIEEFLKLQGRFKYMTKEDIENLQSWVLREWEKLKKLAEVFG, encoded by the coding sequence ATGGAGATTCCTGAGAACGTTAAGAAGAGGTTGAGCATTCCCGCTGAGGAGCACTTTTACGCTGGTCACACCGCCTGCCAGGGCTGTGGTGCCGCCCTGGGCCTCCGTTACGTCCTCAAGGCCTACGGGAGGAAGACCATCTTCACCATCCCGGCTTGCTGTTCGACCATCATAGCCGGCCCCTGGCCCTACACCGCCCTTGATGCGAACCTCTTCCACACCGCGTTCGAGACGACCGGTGCCGTCCTTGGCGGTATAGAGGCCGCCCTGAAGGCGAGGGGAATCAAGGTCAAGGGCGAGGACGGAGTCATGGTCGTCGGCTGGGCCGGCGACGGTGGTACCGCCGACATCGGTCTCCAGGCGCTTTCGGGCTTCCTTGAGAGGGGCCACGACGCGGTCTACATAATGTACGACAATGAGGCTTACATGAACACCGGAATCCAGAGGTCAAGTTCAACCCCCTACGGTGCGTGGACCACCAACACTCCGGGCGGAAAGAAGCACTTCCTTGAGAAGAGGCACAAGAAGAAGGTCATCGACATCGTCATAGCCCACAACATTCCATATGCGGCGACCGCTAGCGTGGCTTATCCCGAGGACTTTATAAGAAAGCTCAAGAAGGCCAGGGAGATTGAGGGCCCGAGCTTTATCCAGCTCTTTGCCCCGTGCCCGACCGGCTGGCGCGCCCCGACCGACAAGAGCATCGAGCTCGCGAGGCTCGCCGTTCAGACCGCATACTTCCCGCTCTTCGAGTACGAGAACGGCAAGTACAAGATAAACATGCCCAGCCCGAAGAAGGAGCCCAAGCCCATCGAGGAGTTCCTCAAGCTCCAGGGCAGGTTCAAGTACATGACAAAGGAGGACATCGAGAACCTCCAGAGCTGGGTGCTCCGCGAGTGGGAGAAGCTCAAGAAGCTTGCCGAGGTCTTCGGCTGA
- the porA gene encoding pyruvate ferredoxin oxidoreductase, whose product MAEYKPIRKVVSGNYAAAYAVKHARVQVVAAYPITPQTSIIEKVAEFIANGEVENLQYVPVESEHSAMAACIGASAAGARAFTATSAQGLALMHEMLHWASGARLPIVMVDVNRAMAPPWSVWDDQTDSLAQRDTGWMQFYAENNQEVYDGVLMAFKIAETVNLPAMVVESAFILSHTYDVVEMIPQELVDEFLPPRKPLYDLADFSRPFSVGALGTPADYYEFRYKIAKAMEDAKKVIKDVGKEFGERFGRDYSDMIEKGYVDDADFVFMGMGSLMGTVKEAVELLRKEGYKVGYAKVRWFRPFPKEELKEIAESVKGIAVLDRNFSFGQEGILFNEAKGALYNTSARPIMKNYIVGLGGRDFTVPDVKKIAENMKAIIEKGELDVEVDWYHLKR is encoded by the coding sequence ATGGCCGAGTACAAGCCTATTAGGAAGGTTGTGAGTGGTAACTACGCGGCCGCTTACGCCGTCAAGCACGCCCGCGTCCAGGTAGTTGCCGCTTACCCGATAACCCCCCAGACCAGCATCATTGAGAAGGTTGCCGAGTTCATAGCCAACGGTGAGGTTGAGAACCTCCAGTACGTCCCCGTCGAGAGCGAGCACTCCGCCATGGCCGCGTGCATAGGCGCTTCCGCGGCCGGTGCGAGGGCCTTCACGGCTACTTCCGCCCAGGGCCTTGCCCTCATGCACGAGATGCTCCACTGGGCGAGCGGTGCGAGACTGCCGATAGTTATGGTTGACGTTAACCGTGCCATGGCTCCGCCGTGGAGCGTTTGGGACGACCAGACCGACAGCCTGGCCCAGCGTGATACTGGCTGGATGCAGTTCTACGCCGAGAACAACCAGGAGGTCTACGACGGCGTCCTGATGGCCTTTAAGATAGCCGAAACCGTCAACCTTCCGGCTATGGTCGTTGAGAGCGCCTTCATCCTGAGCCACACCTACGACGTCGTCGAGATGATTCCGCAGGAGCTCGTTGACGAGTTCCTCCCGCCGAGGAAGCCGCTCTACGACCTGGCCGACTTCAGCAGGCCATTTTCAGTCGGTGCCCTTGGAACTCCGGCTGACTACTACGAGTTCCGCTACAAGATAGCCAAGGCCATGGAAGACGCCAAGAAGGTCATCAAGGACGTCGGTAAGGAGTTCGGCGAGCGCTTCGGCAGGGACTACAGCGATATGATTGAGAAGGGCTACGTTGACGATGCCGACTTCGTCTTCATGGGTATGGGCTCCCTCATGGGAACCGTCAAGGAGGCCGTCGAGCTCCTCAGGAAGGAGGGCTACAAGGTCGGCTACGCGAAAGTTAGATGGTTCCGCCCGTTCCCGAAGGAAGAGCTCAAGGAGATAGCCGAGAGCGTTAAGGGAATAGCGGTTCTCGACAGGAACTTCTCCTTCGGCCAGGAGGGCATACTCTTCAACGAGGCCAAGGGAGCGCTCTACAACACCTCGGCGAGGCCGATAATGAAGAACTACATCGTCGGTCTCGGAGGCAGGGACTTCACAGTGCCGGACGTCAAGAAGATTGCAGAGAACATGAAGGCCATAATCGAGAAGGGCGAGCTTGATGTGGAGGTTGACTGGTACCACCTTAAGAGGTGA
- a CDS encoding 3-methyl-2-oxobutanoate dehydrogenase subunit delta — MNTLFGEKKARAEKLTFTSVEQYPEAPITLGTTLVNFTGDWRTFIPVVNEDKCVKCYICWKFCPEPAIYIKEDGYVAIDYDYCKGCGICANECPTKAITMEKEEK; from the coding sequence TTGAACACTTTGTTTGGAGAAAAGAAGGCGCGGGCCGAGAAGCTCACTTTCACGTCTGTTGAGCAGTACCCGGAGGCGCCGATAACCCTGGGGACTACCCTGGTAAACTTCACGGGCGACTGGAGAACTTTCATACCGGTTGTTAATGAAGACAAGTGTGTCAAGTGCTACATCTGCTGGAAGTTCTGCCCAGAGCCGGCGATATACATCAAGGAAGACGGCTACGTGGCGATTGACTACGACTACTGTAAGGGCTGTGGTATTTGTGCGAACGAGTGCCCGACCAAGGCCATAACAATGGAGAAGGAGGAGAAGTGA
- a CDS encoding pyruvate/ketoisovalerate ferredoxin oxidoreductase subunit gamma, producing MIEIRFHGRGGQGAVTAANILASAAFKAGKYVQAFPFFGVERRGAPVTAFTRIDDKPIRIKTQIYEPDIVVVLDPSLLDTVDVTAGLKDDGIVIVNTEKSKEEVLEKLKKKPAKLALVDATTIALDVLGLPITNTAILGAVAKATGIVELDYVKEAIKETFSGALGEKNAKAAEEAFNKTVVYEL from the coding sequence ATGATTGAGATACGTTTTCACGGTAGGGGTGGACAGGGTGCCGTTACGGCCGCCAACATTTTAGCCTCAGCAGCCTTCAAGGCAGGCAAGTACGTCCAGGCGTTCCCCTTCTTCGGTGTTGAGAGGCGTGGAGCGCCGGTTACGGCTTTCACCAGGATTGACGACAAGCCGATAAGGATTAAGACCCAGATTTACGAGCCCGACATCGTTGTCGTCCTCGACCCGAGCCTTCTCGACACCGTCGACGTTACCGCCGGTCTCAAGGACGACGGAATAGTCATCGTCAACACCGAGAAGAGCAAGGAGGAGGTCCTTGAGAAGCTCAAGAAGAAGCCGGCCAAGCTGGCCCTCGTAGATGCTACCACCATCGCCCTTGACGTGCTCGGCCTCCCGATCACCAACACCGCTATCCTCGGCGCCGTCGCCAAGGCCACCGGCATAGTCGAGCTCGACTACGTCAAGGAGGCCATCAAGGAGACCTTCTCGGGAGCCCTCGGCGAGAAGAACGCCAAGGCCGCCGAAGAGGCATTCAACAAGACCGTTGTCTACGAGCTCTGA
- a CDS encoding inorganic phosphate transporter, with protein MEGIAIAAIAVAFYIAWNIGSNDSANAMGTAVGSGILSFRQATLTIAIFVLLGAYLKGHKVMKTVGKGIVPEGFLTMEMALIALLAAGVWVTIATVKGLPVSTTQAIVGGVIGVGLAMKAPVNWATLGKIAAAWVVSPILSGVFAMVLYKFYSRMISSIKSVSTIETLYKALAILGGSYMAFNFGTNEVANASGPIVGAGFMEPKTAGILVALSLAVGSLTFSYAVMHTVGKKITALGPVSAFAAQFGSAIAVSLANFFGLPVSSSQSIVGGVVGVGLLAGQKVEKRVIKDIIFGWVATPSTAIVISFVLVKIFSLAGMV; from the coding sequence ATGGAGGGAATAGCAATAGCAGCGATTGCAGTGGCCTTCTACATCGCATGGAACATAGGCTCAAACGACTCGGCGAACGCCATGGGAACCGCCGTAGGTTCCGGAATACTGAGCTTCCGCCAGGCAACCCTCACGATAGCGATATTCGTCCTTCTCGGGGCATACCTGAAGGGCCACAAGGTCATGAAAACGGTCGGAAAGGGCATAGTGCCCGAAGGCTTCCTTACGATGGAGATGGCACTCATAGCCTTATTAGCCGCAGGGGTCTGGGTGACAATAGCGACCGTAAAAGGCCTCCCGGTTTCAACGACGCAGGCAATAGTCGGGGGCGTCATAGGGGTCGGCTTAGCCATGAAGGCCCCCGTCAACTGGGCCACCCTCGGAAAGATAGCCGCCGCGTGGGTGGTCTCGCCAATACTATCTGGAGTCTTTGCAATGGTTCTCTACAAGTTTTACTCCCGCATGATTTCGAGCATAAAGAGCGTCTCGACGATTGAGACCCTCTACAAGGCACTCGCTATTCTCGGAGGCTCTTACATGGCCTTCAACTTCGGGACTAACGAGGTGGCCAACGCCTCCGGGCCGATAGTTGGTGCCGGCTTTATGGAGCCCAAAACAGCTGGAATCCTCGTCGCCCTAAGCCTCGCGGTAGGCTCTCTTACATTCAGCTACGCTGTGATGCACACCGTCGGAAAGAAGATAACGGCCCTCGGCCCCGTCTCGGCCTTCGCGGCCCAGTTCGGCTCTGCCATAGCTGTCAGCCTCGCCAACTTCTTCGGCCTCCCGGTCAGCTCAAGCCAGTCCATAGTGGGCGGTGTCGTCGGGGTCGGCCTGCTGGCCGGGCAGAAAGTCGAGAAGAGGGTCATCAAGGACATCATATTCGGCTGGGTGGCGACTCCTTCGACGGCAATTGTGATTTCATTCGTCCTCGTCAAGATTTTCAGCCTCGCCGGAATGGTGTGA
- the hflX gene encoding GTPase HflX, which translates to MRAIGVIRYSRRERLSRVEFEELLRSAGYDVVAVLEQNREEHPRYNIGKGKLEELKELVKELGPDKVIFANRLTPSQAYNLWKELRVEIMDRWQLVLEIFEKRAHSKEAKLQVELASLQYEIPLVKEAIRRIKLGDRAGFKGMGEYQTHQYLKHIRYRMGKIRKELERVKAEREVRRKKREEVGFILVSLAGYTNAGKSTLLNALAGESVEARNQMFTTLDTTTRRFRLGGKRVLITDTVGFIDGLPPFIVEAFHSTLEEIVKADIVLLVLDSSEPWREIARKFRASIDVLRELKALDKPLLVVLNKVDLIEREDAEEKARLIAELGEELGIPIGGVAKVSAKEGRLDELYSLLEGTLLKLPKYGHFEIVVEDPSKVPAVISFVSSVGEVLSVDYGDVTRVRAYIQTGMLKELTRMGARIERPS; encoded by the coding sequence ATGAGGGCAATAGGTGTCATCAGGTACTCTCGAAGGGAAAGGCTCAGCCGCGTGGAGTTTGAGGAGCTCCTTAGGAGCGCGGGCTATGATGTCGTGGCCGTCCTTGAGCAGAACCGTGAGGAGCACCCGCGCTACAACATAGGAAAGGGAAAGCTTGAAGAACTTAAGGAACTCGTTAAAGAGCTGGGGCCGGATAAGGTTATTTTTGCAAACAGGCTGACCCCCTCCCAGGCGTACAACCTCTGGAAGGAGCTTCGAGTTGAGATAATGGATCGCTGGCAGCTCGTCCTTGAGATTTTCGAAAAGAGGGCCCACTCCAAGGAGGCCAAGCTCCAGGTCGAGCTGGCTTCCCTCCAGTACGAAATTCCGCTGGTAAAAGAGGCAATAAGGCGAATCAAGCTCGGTGACAGGGCGGGTTTTAAGGGCATGGGTGAGTACCAGACCCATCAGTACCTCAAACACATACGCTACCGCATGGGTAAGATAAGGAAGGAGCTTGAAAGGGTAAAGGCCGAGCGCGAAGTCAGGAGAAAGAAGCGCGAAGAAGTGGGCTTTATACTGGTCTCCCTTGCCGGGTATACGAACGCGGGGAAGTCAACCCTCCTCAACGCGCTGGCCGGGGAGAGCGTAGAGGCCAGAAACCAGATGTTTACGACGTTGGACACCACTACAAGGCGCTTCAGGTTAGGGGGCAAGAGGGTTCTCATCACCGACACTGTCGGGTTCATAGACGGCCTCCCCCCGTTCATAGTCGAGGCTTTCCACTCGACGCTTGAAGAGATAGTCAAGGCGGATATAGTCCTCCTCGTCCTCGATTCGAGCGAACCCTGGCGTGAAATTGCGAGGAAGTTTAGGGCGTCTATAGACGTCCTCCGCGAGCTGAAGGCCCTCGACAAGCCCCTCCTGGTTGTCCTCAACAAGGTTGACCTAATCGAGCGGGAAGACGCGGAGGAGAAGGCGAGGCTCATAGCTGAACTCGGTGAAGAGCTGGGAATCCCGATAGGTGGCGTTGCGAAGGTATCTGCCAAAGAGGGCCGGCTTGACGAGCTCTACTCACTCCTTGAGGGGACTCTCCTCAAGCTACCGAAGTACGGCCACTTTGAGATAGTCGTTGAAGACCCCTCAAAGGTTCCCGCCGTCATTTCCTTCGTGAGCTCTGTGGGCGAGGTTCTTTCGGTGGACTACGGTGATGTGACAAGGGTGAGGGCCTATATTCAGACCGGCATGCTGAAGGAGCTCACGAGAATGGGGGCCAGGATAGAGCGCCCCTCCTGA
- a CDS encoding HEAT repeat domain-containing protein gives MPWLTLLAVLNGKDIIVDKGGIKEDLLAWRLNDIKMLAEEYDKAFTTLLELLNDDNPHVRANVIQVLMDMLSEGKLEGERLKLALDSVLELVKDEDERVALKALEFINALLETGELTEEEYKRVTEALKEVVKSGMPILGEYAAEGLGKLGAKVARIAYKIIQWLFSLIGSSKKREVQSAAITALTEMAMKTSDSRVLNEVFDGISDLLAHPDPYVVERALYSIDRMLSREKDISMRNKLKAITRIKELRSDIKLGTKASQVLEKLEKATVTSEEVISEAEAKKRLEISQYSIDDVDRLLDAGKTEIVAEMAKLDSNVMDMVLDMLESDDYSRRMDALWIVARLTSHLTPSDAYRILPVLGDFLKSKNPWARETAAKVLADIYALYPGTSRFFTTLLDTLLKSGNPRDVEGALELMAKLLDRLPSKDMFTGMLKLVLRLLDDEKTRGVTLRVLAREAQKLLDLDTEDLFALEHKLKEIYGKEGGKYDNIIAGLIDVIEDILKMRRQGIVMTSD, from the coding sequence ATGCCGTGGCTAACACTCCTCGCCGTTCTGAACGGTAAAGATATAATTGTAGATAAAGGCGGCATAAAAGAAGACCTCTTGGCGTGGCGTCTTAATGACATCAAGATGCTAGCCGAGGAGTACGACAAGGCCTTCACGACCCTTCTCGAACTGCTAAACGACGACAACCCCCACGTGAGGGCGAACGTTATTCAGGTGCTCATGGACATGCTCTCAGAAGGAAAACTAGAAGGCGAAAGGCTAAAGCTCGCGCTCGATTCCGTGCTCGAGCTGGTGAAGGACGAAGACGAGAGGGTAGCACTGAAGGCCCTTGAATTCATAAACGCACTCCTTGAAACCGGTGAACTCACGGAGGAAGAGTATAAAAGGGTCACCGAGGCGCTGAAAGAGGTCGTGAAGTCCGGAATGCCCATTCTTGGCGAATATGCGGCCGAGGGCCTGGGCAAACTAGGCGCAAAGGTCGCCAGGATAGCATACAAGATAATCCAGTGGCTGTTTTCGCTCATAGGCTCAAGCAAAAAGAGGGAAGTCCAGAGCGCGGCGATAACTGCCCTGACCGAGATGGCCATGAAGACCAGCGACAGCAGGGTTCTAAACGAGGTCTTTGACGGAATATCCGACCTGCTCGCACACCCCGACCCGTACGTCGTTGAAAGGGCCCTCTACTCCATTGACCGAATGCTCTCAAGGGAAAAGGACATCAGCATGAGGAACAAACTAAAAGCGATAACTAGAATAAAGGAGCTTAGAAGTGACATCAAGCTCGGAACCAAAGCGTCCCAGGTGCTTGAAAAGCTTGAAAAAGCCACCGTGACGAGCGAGGAGGTAATAAGCGAGGCAGAGGCCAAAAAGAGGCTTGAGATAAGCCAATACAGCATAGACGACGTTGACAGGCTCTTGGACGCCGGAAAGACCGAGATAGTCGCAGAGATGGCCAAACTCGACTCAAACGTTATGGACATGGTTCTCGATATGCTGGAAAGCGACGACTACAGCAGGAGAATGGACGCGCTCTGGATTGTCGCACGGCTGACGAGCCACTTGACCCCAAGCGACGCCTATAGAATTCTTCCCGTGCTCGGGGACTTCCTGAAGAGCAAAAACCCATGGGCCCGTGAGACGGCCGCGAAGGTTCTCGCAGACATATACGCCCTCTACCCGGGCACGTCCAGGTTTTTCACCACGCTCCTTGACACCCTCCTTAAGTCGGGCAATCCAAGGGACGTTGAGGGGGCCCTCGAACTAATGGCCAAACTCTTAGACAGACTGCCGTCAAAAGATATGTTCACCGGAATGCTCAAGCTGGTTCTAAGGCTGCTGGACGACGAGAAAACCAGGGGAGTTACACTCCGCGTCCTCGCGAGGGAAGCACAGAAGCTCCTCGACCTGGACACGGAAGACCTCTTTGCGCTGGAACACAAGCTAAAGGAAATCTACGGAAAAGAAGGTGGAAAATACGACAACATAATAGCGGGCCTCATAGACGTGATAGAGGACATCCTCAAAATGCGCAGACAGGGAATAGTGATGACGAGCGATTGA
- a CDS encoding nascent polypeptide-associated complex protein translates to MMGMNPRQMKKLMRQLGIKMEELEGVKEVVLRFEGKEIVLKDPAVTVMVVQGEKTYQIVPGSEEVREVIEIPEEDIQLVMEQAGVDRETALKALKETKGDIAEAILKLSGE, encoded by the coding sequence ATGATGGGTATGAACCCGAGGCAGATGAAGAAGCTCATGCGCCAGCTCGGCATAAAGATGGAGGAGCTTGAGGGCGTTAAGGAGGTCGTCCTGAGGTTTGAGGGGAAGGAGATCGTCCTTAAGGATCCCGCCGTTACCGTGATGGTCGTCCAGGGCGAGAAGACCTACCAGATTGTTCCCGGGAGTGAGGAGGTTAGGGAAGTCATTGAGATACCTGAAGAGGACATCCAGCTCGTCATGGAGCAGGCCGGAGTTGACAGGGAGACGGCCCTCAAGGCCCTAAAAGAAACGAAGGGCGACATAGCTGAGGCAATCCTCAAGCTCAGCGGGGAGTAA
- a CDS encoding tetratricopeptide repeat protein has translation MDKLKAYIIGFLVALLAVAGFIVYNWGFWKLVQVVLAIGFVGFTLALLFFTALTLYAESWKYGAILAVLTAIAGYGSYLVLTWQKLEIVGGIIAFFVLLLAFGIWYISEPDLSIADRFRSAEKLEKMGRYKQAARKYEKAGNYEKAAEMYLKLGWLESAAWAYEKAGKYEKAAEIYEALYDKEKDTYYLKEAHEYWKKAGNMERAAKALEKYAEEEPWFWEDVAKLYEELGNEEKAKEAWEKALEYYTKEAQEEGVFWEDVGNIARKLGREELAREAYQKFLEYCLKEAENDPMWWKHVAEAYEYLGEKEKAEEARRKYEEYRQKIMKANEETSNFPGDEKEGA, from the coding sequence ATGGACAAGCTGAAAGCCTATATAATCGGCTTCCTCGTTGCCCTCCTTGCGGTGGCCGGTTTCATAGTCTACAACTGGGGCTTCTGGAAGCTGGTGCAGGTTGTCCTCGCGATAGGCTTCGTCGGTTTCACGCTCGCGCTGCTCTTCTTTACGGCGCTGACACTCTACGCCGAGAGCTGGAAGTACGGGGCCATTCTGGCAGTCCTCACCGCGATAGCGGGCTACGGCTCCTACCTCGTGCTCACCTGGCAGAAGCTCGAAATCGTTGGGGGAATCATAGCGTTCTTCGTCCTCCTGCTGGCCTTCGGAATATGGTACATAAGCGAGCCCGATTTGAGCATAGCCGACCGCTTCCGCTCCGCTGAGAAGCTTGAAAAGATGGGCCGCTACAAGCAGGCCGCCAGGAAGTACGAGAAGGCCGGCAACTACGAGAAGGCCGCGGAGATGTACCTAAAGCTCGGCTGGCTTGAGAGCGCCGCCTGGGCCTACGAGAAGGCCGGAAAGTACGAGAAGGCCGCCGAGATATACGAGGCCCTCTACGACAAGGAAAAGGACACCTACTACCTGAAGGAGGCCCACGAGTACTGGAAGAAGGCCGGAAACATGGAGAGGGCCGCCAAGGCGCTTGAAAAGTACGCCGAGGAGGAGCCCTGGTTCTGGGAGGACGTTGCCAAGCTCTACGAGGAGCTCGGAAACGAGGAGAAAGCTAAGGAAGCCTGGGAGAAGGCCCTTGAGTACTACACCAAGGAGGCCCAGGAGGAGGGCGTCTTCTGGGAGGACGTCGGCAACATAGCGAGGAAGCTCGGCAGAGAGGAGCTGGCCCGCGAGGCATACCAGAAGTTCCTCGAGTACTGCCTCAAGGAAGCTGAAAATGACCCGATGTGGTGGAAGCACGTTGCAGAGGCCTACGAGTACCTCGGCGAGAAGGAGAAGGCAGAAGAGGCGCGGAGGAAGTACGAGGAGTACAGGCAAAAGATAATGAAGGCCAACGAGGAGACCTCAAACTTCCCCGGCGATGAAAAGGAAGGGGCCTGA
- the otg gene encoding methylated-DNA--protein-cysteine methyltransferase — translation MLAVERFRVNGRDVWIGVIFHGRIQGVSFAFTRGELLERIRNLAEFLRGRNVAISLDVQPSNYTELVYRVMVGELDNGKALSELSFEGVTPFERRVYEWLTKNVKRGAVITYGSLAKALETSPRAVGGAMKRNPYPIIVPCHRVVANDGIGHYNLGIEEKKFLLELEGVKEWTS, via the coding sequence ATGCTCGCGGTGGAGAGGTTTAGGGTCAACGGGAGAGACGTCTGGATTGGGGTAATCTTTCACGGGAGGATTCAGGGTGTAAGCTTCGCCTTCACGAGGGGCGAGCTTTTGGAGAGAATCAGAAACCTTGCCGAGTTCCTGCGGGGGAGAAACGTTGCCATTTCCCTCGACGTCCAGCCGAGCAACTACACCGAGCTCGTTTATCGCGTTATGGTTGGGGAGCTTGACAACGGGAAAGCCCTTTCCGAGCTCTCCTTCGAGGGTGTAACACCCTTTGAGAGGCGCGTTTACGAATGGCTCACGAAAAACGTTAAAAGAGGGGCTGTTATAACCTACGGTAGCCTTGCAAAGGCCCTTGAAACGTCGCCGAGAGCGGTCGGCGGGGCGATGAAGAGGAATCCGTATCCAATAATCGTCCCCTGCCACAGGGTTGTGGCGAATGACGGCATAGGCCACTATAACCTTGGGATTGAAGAAAAGAAGTTCCTGCTCGAACTTGAGGGGGTGAAGGAATGGACAAGCTGA
- a CDS encoding RNA methyltransferase, whose amino-acid sequence MLSVVLVEPEGPANIGMIARTMKNFGFSRLVLVRPNLTEESYSYAVHAKDVLDNAVVLEGFDEALELFDLTVGTTGKPGARFIPYRAPMYPWELRETLKGYTGRVGLFFGRESIGLKNEELERLDITVTIPTSEDYPVMNLAQAVAVILYELSKARPEPSVEALEPATLREKEALVRVWAELLNALNYPKDEERREVFVKVFRKAVGKAFLYGREVHTLMGPLRRAVKRLEEC is encoded by the coding sequence ATGCTCTCTGTTGTTCTAGTCGAACCGGAGGGGCCGGCGAACATAGGAATGATAGCGAGGACCATGAAGAACTTCGGCTTTTCGAGGTTAGTCCTCGTGAGGCCGAACCTGACAGAGGAGAGCTACAGCTACGCCGTTCACGCCAAGGACGTGCTCGATAACGCCGTCGTGCTGGAGGGCTTTGATGAAGCCCTTGAGCTGTTTGACCTGACCGTGGGGACTACCGGGAAACCTGGGGCAAGGTTTATCCCATACCGGGCCCCTATGTACCCCTGGGAGCTTAGGGAGACCCTCAAGGGCTACACCGGTAGGGTGGGCCTGTTCTTTGGCAGGGAGAGCATTGGCCTGAAAAACGAGGAGCTTGAGCGGCTTGACATCACGGTCACAATCCCCACGAGCGAGGATTACCCCGTTATGAACCTCGCCCAGGCAGTTGCGGTTATACTCTATGAGCTCTCGAAGGCCAGGCCCGAGCCATCTGTTGAGGCCCTTGAGCCGGCGACCCTGCGGGAAAAGGAGGCGCTCGTTAGGGTATGGGCCGAGCTTTTAAACGCTCTCAACTACCCCAAGGACGAGGAGAGGCGAGAGGTTTTCGTTAAGGTCTTCCGGAAGGCAGTCGGTAAGGCCTTCCTCTATGGTCGGGAGGTGCACACCCTCATGGGCCCGCTGAGAAGGGCCGTTAAGAGGCTGGAGGAATGCTGA
- a CDS encoding VHS/ENTH/ANTH domain-containing protein has protein sequence MGVMYSLAYIPLVLPAVKKKARPFSAGALLAFAVSYPLPEEAMYGLIALSVLLLALGYPYEKQPVKFWERFLNAVIGGTGLAIALGLRELGEAGAVLGVAVPFLLTKNRVLASFGLLPASALYLTGAYRVSENAKLTLFALVYIYSLHHMRKLLR, from the coding sequence GTGGGAGTAATGTATTCGCTGGCTTACATTCCGCTTGTCCTCCCCGCGGTGAAGAAAAAAGCAAGGCCGTTTTCGGCGGGGGCTTTGCTGGCCTTTGCGGTGAGCTATCCCCTCCCAGAGGAGGCCATGTACGGCCTGATTGCGCTCTCCGTTCTTCTCCTTGCACTGGGCTACCCCTACGAGAAACAGCCCGTTAAGTTCTGGGAGCGCTTCTTAAACGCCGTGATAGGGGGCACTGGCCTGGCGATAGCGCTCGGCCTCCGTGAACTTGGAGAGGCAGGCGCAGTCCTCGGCGTTGCAGTTCCATTCCTGCTAACGAAAAACAGGGTTCTTGCCTCGTTTGGGCTCCTGCCCGCGTCGGCGCTCTACCTGACAGGGGCTTACAGGGTTTCAGAAAACGCGAAGCTGACACTCTTTGCGCTGGTTTACATCTATTCGCTCCACCACATGAGAAAGCTGCTGAGGTGA